From Candidatus Methylomirabilota bacterium, a single genomic window includes:
- a CDS encoding response regulator, with translation MSQKKILLVEDNEFNRKIVHDLLARQPYDLMEAHDGEAGVEAARREKPNLIIMDVQLPKLSGLEATRQIRAEPETAKIPIIVVTSFALSGDDKKAMDAGASAYLAKPYSPRQLLETIRKWLGDA, from the coding sequence GTTGAGGACAACGAGTTCAACCGGAAGATCGTCCACGACCTGCTCGCCCGCCAGCCCTACGACCTCATGGAGGCCCACGACGGCGAGGCGGGCGTTGAAGCGGCGCGCCGGGAGAAGCCGAACCTGATCATCATGGACGTCCAGCTACCGAAGTTGTCGGGCCTCGAGGCGACCCGGCAGATCCGGGCCGAGCCCGAAACGGCCAAGATCCCGATCATCGTCGTCACCTCGTTCGCGCTCAGCGGCGACGACAAGAAGGCCATGGACGCGGGCGCCTCGGCGTACCTCGCCAAGCCGTACAGCCCGCGGCAGTTGCTGGAGACCATCCGCAAGTGGTTGGGCGACGCGTGA
- a CDS encoding TIGR00730 family Rossman fold protein, translating into MIGSVTVFCGSSDAVDPKYFAAAVELGEKLAKRKWRLIYGGGGVGLMGALARAVLGHGGHVTGVIPRALLDLGVGETQVSELVVTDGLRDRKAIMDERGDAFVALPGGLGTMEEVLEALTLKQLGYHDKAVAVLDLDGFFDPLWAQFQRGIDEGFIKPEFLDLWYPAPDVDALLRYLEGYEPRRYGLKWTQ; encoded by the coding sequence ATGATCGGCTCCGTCACGGTGTTCTGCGGCTCGAGCGACGCGGTGGATCCGAAATACTTCGCCGCCGCGGTGGAGCTGGGCGAGAAGCTCGCGAAGCGGAAGTGGCGGCTCATCTACGGCGGCGGGGGCGTCGGGCTCATGGGCGCGCTGGCGCGCGCGGTGCTCGGCCACGGCGGCCACGTCACCGGCGTGATTCCGCGCGCCCTGCTCGACCTGGGCGTGGGTGAGACGCAGGTCAGCGAGCTGGTCGTCACGGACGGGTTGAGAGACCGGAAGGCGATCATGGACGAGCGGGGGGATGCCTTCGTGGCGCTGCCCGGAGGGCTCGGCACGATGGAGGAGGTGCTGGAGGCCCTCACGCTCAAGCAGCTCGGCTACCATGACAAGGCCGTGGCCGTGCTGGACCTCGACGGCTTCTTCGACCCGCTGTGGGCACAGTTCCAGCGGGGAATAGACGAGGGCTTCATCAAGCCGGAATTTCTCGACCTCTGGTATCCTGCTCCTGACGTGGACGCGCTGCTCCGGTACCTCGAAGGCTACGAGCCGCGCCGGTACGGACTCAAGTGGACGCAGTAA
- a CDS encoding carboxypeptidase regulatory-like domain-containing protein, translating to MARIVVLAVVGCLLVAEPAPAASIKGAVLYAGPALEKKAIPINIDQYVCGKSHESDELIVGPNRGIRWAVVSIQPPPAAKWEPSSKPVQMDQQQCLYVPRVVIVPVGGTVEFLNTDRLLHNLHSVSTENPTFNRTQPKGRTIPMVFKKPETVRIDCDLHTWMRAYVVVAEHAFYAVTGPNGEFALDNVPPGKYTLKVWQEQLGTVTREVTVGDKDTTGVTVEMGKK from the coding sequence TTGGCCCGCATCGTTGTACTTGCCGTGGTCGGCTGCCTGCTGGTCGCCGAGCCCGCGCCGGCGGCGTCCATCAAGGGTGCAGTCCTCTACGCCGGCCCCGCGCTCGAGAAGAAGGCGATCCCCATCAACATCGACCAGTACGTGTGCGGCAAGAGCCATGAGAGCGACGAGCTGATCGTCGGGCCGAACCGGGGCATCCGCTGGGCGGTCGTGTCGATCCAGCCGCCGCCTGCGGCCAAGTGGGAGCCGTCGTCCAAGCCCGTCCAGATGGACCAGCAGCAGTGTCTCTACGTGCCGAGGGTCGTGATCGTGCCGGTTGGGGGTACGGTCGAATTCCTCAACACCGACCGGCTCCTCCACAACCTTCACAGCGTCAGCACGGAGAACCCGACGTTCAACCGGACCCAGCCGAAAGGGCGGACGATCCCGATGGTGTTCAAGAAGCCCGAGACCGTCAGGATCGACTGCGATCTCCACACCTGGATGCGGGCGTACGTGGTGGTCGCGGAGCACGCCTTCTACGCGGTGACGGGCCCCAACGGCGAGTTCGCGCTCGACAACGTGCCGCCAGGCAAGTACACGCTCAAGGTCTGGCAGGAGCAGCTCGGCACTGTCACCCGCGAGGTGACGGTCGGCGACAAGGACACCACCGGTGTCACCGTGGAGATGGGGAAGAAGTAG
- a CDS encoding desulfoferrodoxin family protein: MSTTSRWIAVWAAVTAAAVLAAPPARAGQEEQFTPEYKEVRSAPDPKHTPKIVAPDAVKRGQWFDVTVSVGSASDHPSLGEHFVRYIALYINGAEISRAYLHPVFSFPKVTFTIALDEGGVLKALEEPTHSAAWEASKPIKVTP, translated from the coding sequence ATGAGCACGACCAGCAGATGGATAGCCGTGTGGGCCGCCGTCACCGCGGCCGCCGTCCTCGCCGCCCCGCCCGCCAGGGCCGGGCAGGAGGAGCAGTTCACCCCGGAGTACAAGGAAGTCCGGAGCGCGCCCGATCCCAAGCACACGCCGAAGATCGTGGCGCCGGATGCCGTCAAGCGCGGGCAGTGGTTCGACGTGACCGTCAGCGTGGGCTCGGCCAGCGACCACCCGTCGCTCGGGGAGCACTTCGTGCGCTACATCGCGCTCTACATCAACGGCGCGGAGATCTCACGGGCGTACCTGCACCCGGTCTTCTCGTTCCCCAAGGTCACCTTCACGATCGCCCTCGATGAGGGTGGCGTGCTCAAGGCCCTCGAGGAGCCTACCCACTCGGCGGCTTGGGAGGCCTCCAAGCCGATCAAGGTCACGCCCTGA
- the queG gene encoding tRNA epoxyqueuosine(34) reductase QueG yields the protein MTLAAVTLTELVKARALELGFDRVSIGPASAPEHGDALRRWLEAGYAGTMGYLERRLGERLEPARVLPGARSVVCVALNYYQGEPAGDPSWAPVARYARGRDYHDVMTPRLAALAAHLAEACGAVSKGYVDTGPILERDLAARAGLGWVGKNTMLLHPDLGSWFLIGVLLTTAALDFDEPLPDRCGTCRACLDACPTGAFAAPYVLDARRCISYLTIEHRGPLDPALEGELGPWEFGCDVCQDVCPWNRKSPVTREGAFLPSAPYPGAERIAAMSDEELRARFAGTALLRPKPAGLRRNAAIARENAARPGRASA from the coding sequence GTGACGCTCGCGGCCGTCACGCTGACCGAGCTGGTCAAGGCGCGCGCCCTCGAGCTGGGCTTCGATCGCGTCTCGATAGGGCCTGCCTCGGCGCCGGAGCACGGCGACGCGCTTCGGCGCTGGCTCGAGGCCGGCTATGCCGGCACGATGGGCTACCTCGAGCGCCGCCTCGGCGAGCGCCTGGAGCCCGCGCGCGTCCTGCCCGGCGCCCGCTCGGTCGTCTGCGTGGCGCTCAACTACTACCAGGGCGAGCCCGCGGGCGATCCGTCGTGGGCGCCCGTGGCGCGCTACGCGCGGGGGCGCGACTACCACGACGTGATGACGCCCCGGCTCGCCGCGCTCGCCGCGCACCTGGCGGAGGCCTGCGGCGCCGTCAGCAAGGGATACGTCGACACGGGCCCCATCCTCGAGCGTGATCTTGCCGCGCGGGCGGGGCTGGGCTGGGTCGGCAAGAACACCATGCTGCTCCACCCGGACCTGGGCTCATGGTTCCTGATCGGCGTGCTGCTGACGACGGCCGCGCTCGACTTCGACGAGCCGCTCCCCGACCGGTGCGGCACCTGCCGCGCCTGCCTCGACGCCTGCCCGACTGGGGCGTTCGCGGCTCCGTATGTCCTCGATGCGCGGCGCTGCATTTCGTATCTCACGATCGAGCACCGCGGGCCTCTCGACCCGGCGCTCGAGGGCGAGCTCGGCCCGTGGGAGTTCGGCTGCGACGTCTGCCAGGACGTCTGCCCGTGGAACCGGAAGTCGCCCGTGACTCGCGAGGGCGCCTTCCTGCCGTCGGCGCCGTATCCGGGCGCCGAGCGCATCGCCGCCATGAGCGACGAGGAGCTCCGCGCGCGCTTTGCCGGCACGGCGCTGCTGCGCCCCAAGCCCGCGGGGCTCCGCCGCAATGCCGCGATCGCCCGAGAGAATGCCGCGCGGCCCGGCCGCGCCTCCGCGTGA
- a CDS encoding class I SAM-dependent methyltransferase — protein sequence MSFSPRFLAALAAEELEALRVLDVGCGAGRLTLWLAPRAKHVSGLDRDPAAIRDARRLAGAARLSNVEFHEADVEREEYDRWQPDLVTAYLCASDAIIERAGRALAPGQCLAMVAFHVEQWKETGKVSRFAYDEARIERALRFHGFAPEVIEVEREVTRFTSLEEGLAAAVGLEDKWRVDGRWFRYVAFLEEGGRTLTRAHLIVKARRS from the coding sequence GTGTCCTTCTCGCCGCGGTTCCTGGCGGCGCTGGCCGCTGAGGAGCTCGAGGCACTTCGGGTGCTCGACGTCGGCTGCGGGGCCGGGCGCCTCACGCTGTGGCTCGCCCCTCGGGCCAAGCACGTAAGTGGCCTCGACCGAGACCCCGCCGCTATCCGGGACGCCCGGCGGCTTGCCGGGGCCGCGCGCCTGTCCAATGTCGAGTTCCACGAGGCGGACGTCGAGCGGGAGGAGTACGACCGCTGGCAGCCCGACCTGGTGACGGCGTATCTCTGCGCTTCCGACGCCATCATCGAGCGCGCGGGGCGGGCGCTGGCGCCGGGGCAGTGCCTCGCGATGGTGGCGTTCCACGTCGAGCAGTGGAAGGAAACCGGCAAGGTCTCGCGCTTTGCCTATGACGAGGCGCGGATCGAGCGGGCGCTCCGCTTCCACGGTTTCGCCCCGGAGGTGATCGAGGTCGAGCGCGAGGTGACGCGCTTCACCTCGCTCGAGGAAGGGCTCGCCGCGGCCGTCGGGCTCGAGGACAAGTGGCGGGTGGACGGGCGCTGGTTCCGCTACGTCGCGTTCCTCGAAGAGGGCGGCCGCACCCTGACGCGCGCGCATCTGATCGTCAAGGCCCGCAGGTCGTGA
- the metH gene encoding methionine synthase, with product MSGAGSKLAQAFGGRILLMDGAMGTQIQARDLGAADFGGAALEGCNEHLNLTRPDVIRAIHEAYLDAGADLISPNSFGCAPYVLAEYGLAERCHEITLAGARLAREAADSRSTEERPRFVLGGMGPGTRTISVTGGVTFDQVLDAYYRQARALIEGGVDALLLETCQDTLNVKAAAIGVKRAMAEAGRSLPLMVSGTIEPMGTMLAGQGVDALYASLEHLGLFSIGLNCATGPEFMTDHLRSLSEIATCFVTAYPNAGLPDERGHYEETAESLALKMRRFVEEGWVNAIGGCCGTTPAHIAALARIAEGRTPRRPAASRAAAVSGIEAVYPADDNRPLLVGERTNVIGSRKFKELIVADKFEEAAEVGRAQVKGGAQVVDVCLANPDRDELADVDRFMARVTRMVKVPLMIDSTDAAVIESALKACQGKAIVNSINLEDGLERFDRVVPLLKTYGGAVVVGCIDEDKQQGMAVTRARKLAVTERSHALLTEQYGLAERDLIFDALVFPVGTGDANYIGSAVETIEGIRAIKARFPACKTILGISNVSFGLPPAGREVLNAVFLYHCIKAGLDYAIVNSERLERYPSIPEEERTLAEDLIYWRGTDPVAAFAAHFRGRKKEAKSTVALPLDERLGRYIVEGSKEGLLEDLALKLKEAGALAIVNGPLMKGMEEVGRLFNDNQLIVAEVLQSAEAMKAAVAYLEGFMEKDESATRATLVLATVKGDVHDIGKNLVEIVLKNNGYRIINLGIKIPPEELIAAYHQHKPDAIGLSGLLVKSAQQMVTTAQDLRAAGIEIPLFVGGAALTRRFTATRIAVEYGGPTLYAKDAMDGLDLANRVFGATTREAALERLRAEQEALRAGAAAAAAEQVAPAQAAPVAERSTVSRTVPVPKPSDLDLHVLRRVPLAHLYPYLNLQMLLGKHLGVKGSVARLLAEGDPTTVEINAVIEGLEREAAEHGWIDANALYRFFEARSSGDDLILYRDGREAARFHFPRQRGGERLCLSDYVRDAASGEPDYVALFTVTCGAGVRQLAERWKEEGEYLRSHAIQSLAIELAEALAEMLHARLRTQWGFPDPPGMALEDKLKARYQGLRVSFGYPACPNLADQRILFDLLEPAQIGLALTEGFMMDPEASVSALVFHHPEAKYFKAE from the coding sequence ATGAGCGGCGCCGGATCGAAACTCGCCCAGGCCTTCGGGGGCCGCATCCTGCTCATGGACGGGGCCATGGGCACCCAGATCCAGGCGCGCGACCTCGGCGCGGCCGATTTCGGCGGGGCGGCCCTCGAGGGGTGCAACGAGCACCTCAACCTCACGCGCCCCGACGTCATCCGGGCCATACACGAGGCCTATCTCGACGCCGGCGCCGATCTCATCTCGCCCAATTCCTTCGGCTGTGCCCCCTATGTGCTTGCCGAATATGGACTGGCCGAGCGCTGCCACGAGATCACGCTTGCCGGGGCGCGGCTGGCCCGCGAGGCCGCCGACAGCCGGAGCACCGAGGAGCGTCCGCGCTTCGTCCTGGGCGGCATGGGCCCCGGCACCCGGACCATCTCGGTCACGGGCGGCGTGACCTTCGATCAGGTGCTCGACGCCTACTACCGCCAGGCGCGTGCGCTGATCGAAGGCGGCGTGGACGCGCTCCTCCTCGAGACCTGCCAGGACACGCTGAACGTCAAGGCGGCCGCCATCGGCGTGAAGCGCGCCATGGCCGAGGCGGGGCGCTCCCTGCCCCTCATGGTCAGCGGCACCATCGAGCCCATGGGCACGATGCTGGCGGGGCAGGGGGTGGACGCGCTTTACGCCTCCCTCGAGCACCTCGGTCTCTTCTCGATCGGGCTCAACTGCGCCACGGGGCCCGAGTTCATGACGGACCATCTGCGCTCGCTGAGCGAGATCGCGACGTGCTTCGTCACCGCGTATCCCAACGCGGGGCTGCCGGACGAGCGCGGCCACTACGAGGAGACGGCCGAGAGCCTGGCGCTCAAGATGCGACGCTTCGTCGAGGAGGGCTGGGTCAACGCGATCGGCGGCTGCTGCGGGACGACCCCGGCGCACATCGCGGCGCTGGCCCGCATCGCCGAGGGGCGGACGCCACGGCGCCCGGCGGCGAGCCGCGCCGCGGCGGTCAGCGGCATCGAGGCGGTCTACCCAGCCGACGACAACCGCCCTCTGTTGGTGGGCGAGCGGACCAATGTCATCGGCTCGCGGAAGTTCAAGGAGCTGATCGTCGCGGACAAGTTCGAGGAGGCGGCCGAGGTCGGCCGTGCCCAGGTCAAGGGCGGGGCGCAGGTGGTCGATGTCTGCCTCGCCAACCCGGACCGCGACGAGCTGGCCGACGTGGATCGCTTCATGGCCCGCGTGACCCGCATGGTCAAGGTCCCGCTCATGATCGACTCGACCGACGCGGCCGTCATCGAGAGCGCGCTCAAGGCCTGCCAGGGCAAGGCCATCGTCAACTCGATCAACCTCGAGGACGGTCTCGAGCGCTTCGACCGGGTCGTGCCGCTGCTCAAGACGTATGGCGGCGCCGTCGTGGTCGGCTGCATCGACGAGGACAAGCAGCAGGGCATGGCCGTCACGCGCGCCCGGAAGCTGGCAGTCACCGAGCGCTCGCACGCGCTGCTCACGGAGCAGTACGGGCTGGCCGAGCGCGACCTCATCTTCGACGCCCTGGTCTTCCCCGTCGGCACGGGTGACGCGAACTACATCGGCTCCGCCGTCGAGACGATCGAGGGCATCCGTGCCATCAAGGCGCGCTTCCCCGCGTGCAAGACGATCCTCGGCATCTCGAACGTCTCCTTCGGCCTCCCGCCGGCGGGGCGCGAGGTGCTGAACGCCGTCTTCCTCTACCACTGCATCAAGGCAGGGCTCGACTACGCCATCGTCAACAGCGAGCGGCTCGAGCGCTACCCCTCCATCCCCGAGGAAGAGCGCACGCTAGCGGAAGACCTGATCTACTGGCGCGGCACGGACCCCGTCGCGGCCTTCGCCGCCCATTTCCGCGGAAGGAAGAAGGAGGCGAAATCGACCGTCGCGCTGCCGCTCGACGAGCGGTTGGGGCGCTACATCGTGGAAGGCTCGAAGGAGGGCCTCCTCGAGGACCTGGCCCTGAAACTCAAGGAGGCCGGCGCGCTCGCGATCGTCAACGGGCCTCTCATGAAGGGCATGGAGGAAGTGGGCCGGCTCTTCAACGACAACCAGCTGATCGTGGCCGAGGTGCTCCAGTCGGCCGAGGCCATGAAGGCGGCCGTCGCCTACCTCGAGGGCTTCATGGAGAAGGACGAGAGCGCGACGCGCGCGACGCTCGTGCTGGCGACGGTCAAGGGCGACGTCCACGACATCGGCAAGAACCTGGTCGAGATCGTGCTGAAGAACAACGGCTACCGCATCATCAACCTCGGCATCAAGATCCCGCCCGAGGAGCTGATCGCGGCCTACCACCAGCACAAGCCGGACGCCATCGGGCTGTCGGGGCTGCTCGTCAAGTCCGCCCAGCAGATGGTGACGACCGCGCAGGACCTTCGCGCGGCGGGGATCGAGATCCCCCTCTTCGTCGGCGGCGCGGCGTTGACACGCAGGTTCACCGCCACGCGCATCGCGGTCGAGTATGGCGGGCCGACCCTCTACGCCAAGGACGCCATGGACGGCCTCGACCTCGCCAACCGGGTCTTCGGCGCGACCACCCGGGAGGCGGCTCTCGAGCGGCTGCGGGCTGAGCAGGAGGCGCTGCGCGCGGGCGCGGCAGCGGCGGCGGCGGAACAAGTGGCGCCCGCGCAGGCGGCGCCCGTGGCGGAGCGCTCGACCGTCTCACGGACGGTTCCAGTGCCGAAGCCGTCCGACCTCGATCTCCACGTGCTGCGGCGCGTGCCTCTCGCCCACCTCTACCCGTACCTCAACCTCCAGATGCTGCTGGGCAAGCACCTGGGCGTGAAGGGGTCCGTGGCGCGCCTGCTGGCGGAGGGTGATCCCACGACCGTCGAGATCAACGCGGTGATCGAAGGGCTCGAACGCGAGGCCGCCGAGCACGGATGGATCGACGCCAACGCGCTCTACCGGTTCTTCGAGGCGCGCTCGTCCGGCGACGACCTGATCCTCTACCGCGACGGGCGGGAGGCGGCGCGCTTCCACTTTCCGCGCCAGCGCGGGGGCGAGCGGTTGTGCCTTTCCGACTACGTGCGCGACGCCGCCTCTGGCGAGCCGGACTACGTCGCGCTCTTCACCGTCACGTGTGGAGCGGGGGTGAGGCAGCTCGCCGAGCGCTGGAAGGAGGAGGGAGAGTACCTCCGCTCCCACGCCATCCAGTCCCTCGCCATCGAGCTGGCCGAGGCGCTGGCGGAGATGCTCCACGCGCGCCTCCGTACCCAGTGGGGCTTCCCCGATCCGCCCGGCATGGCGCTCGAGGACAAGCTCAAGGCGCGTTATCAGGGTCTTCGCGTCTCCTTCGGCTATCCGGCCTGCCCGAACCTCGCGGACCAGCGCATCCTCTTCGACCTGCTGGAGCCGGCGCAGATCGGGCTCGCCCTGACGGAGGGCTTCATGATGGACCCGGAAGCGTCCGTCTCGGCGCTTGTCTTCCACCACCCGGAAGCCAAGTACTTCAAGGCGGAGTAG
- the chrA gene encoding chromate efflux transporter has protein sequence MRLFLRLGFGGFGGPLVHIAMMETEVVERRRWLSKQEFLDGLALCQMLPGPASTQLGVLICHARGGLPGALIGGTAFILPGFCVMLAFTLLYERWGALPALGPVFAGIAPAVVAVILFSAWRLGRSAVTRLDVALVFGAGFAMTAWLRLDTALTLILCGAAAAVLRRLTAGAATARVWAMPALVTAAPEVYARLAWLWIKMGALVYGGGYVIIPVVRGEAVRHFGWMSDRVFLDGLALGQMTPGPIVNLSVFVGYQAGGLLGSIVAALGVFAPAFAVVLVAVPLMNRFKHLSWMKNFLAGVNASVVGAIVAATIPLVRSAVVSPFTAVVGLASVGILWRFKVDTVWLVLGAGAAGWLWSLRG, from the coding sequence GTGCGTCTTTTTCTGCGTCTGGGCTTCGGCGGGTTCGGCGGCCCGCTCGTCCACATCGCCATGATGGAGACCGAGGTGGTCGAGCGCCGGCGCTGGCTCTCCAAGCAGGAGTTTCTCGACGGCCTGGCGCTGTGCCAGATGCTGCCGGGTCCGGCCTCGACCCAGCTGGGCGTGCTCATCTGCCATGCCCGCGGCGGGCTGCCCGGGGCGCTTATCGGCGGCACGGCCTTCATCCTGCCCGGCTTCTGCGTGATGCTGGCCTTCACGCTCCTCTACGAGCGCTGGGGCGCGCTGCCGGCACTTGGGCCGGTCTTCGCCGGCATCGCGCCCGCCGTCGTCGCGGTCATCCTCTTCTCGGCCTGGCGTCTCGGGCGCTCCGCGGTGACGCGGCTAGATGTGGCCCTGGTCTTCGGGGCGGGATTCGCAATGACCGCGTGGCTCCGCCTCGACACGGCGCTCACGCTGATCCTCTGCGGCGCGGCGGCGGCCGTCCTGAGACGGCTGACCGCAGGGGCGGCCACGGCGCGGGTGTGGGCCATGCCCGCGCTCGTGACGGCGGCGCCCGAGGTCTACGCGCGCCTGGCCTGGCTCTGGATCAAGATGGGCGCGCTCGTCTACGGCGGCGGCTACGTCATCATCCCGGTGGTGCGCGGCGAAGCCGTCCGGCACTTCGGCTGGATGTCGGACCGCGTCTTCCTCGACGGGCTGGCCCTCGGTCAGATGACGCCGGGCCCCATCGTCAACCTCTCGGTCTTCGTCGGCTACCAGGCGGGCGGCCTGCTCGGCTCGATCGTGGCGGCGCTCGGCGTCTTCGCGCCGGCCTTCGCCGTGGTCCTGGTCGCCGTGCCGCTCATGAACCGCTTCAAGCACCTGTCGTGGATGAAGAACTTCCTGGCCGGTGTGAACGCGTCAGTCGTCGGCGCCATCGTGGCGGCGACCATCCCGCTGGTCCGCAGCGCGGTGGTCTCGCCGTTCACGGCCGTCGTCGGGCTCGCGTCGGTCGGCATCCTGTGGCGCTTCAAGGTCGACACGGTGTGGCTGGTGCTGGGGGCGGGCGCGGCCGGCTGGCTCTGGAGCCTTCGTGGATGA
- a CDS encoding DUF4337 domain-containing protein — MPEGPEVETEKLHETIHEELEHGGGSFLKRIALTTAILAAFAAIASLRAGATVNVALVLKTEATRLQAEASDQWAYYQAKGLKAAVQEASATSWLAMGKEPPAKYLDDQKRYKDEQAEIRKKAEEKEHQRDEKSKEADELIHHHHGFASAVALFQVSIALGAVAALTRNRLVWFGSMGVGLVGIVLFAKTLFG, encoded by the coding sequence ATGCCCGAAGGCCCGGAAGTCGAAACCGAAAAACTGCACGAGACGATTCACGAGGAGCTGGAGCACGGGGGCGGCTCGTTCCTGAAACGGATCGCGCTGACGACGGCGATCCTCGCGGCGTTCGCGGCCATCGCCTCGCTCCGCGCCGGCGCCACCGTGAACGTGGCGCTGGTCCTGAAGACCGAGGCCACGCGCCTGCAGGCGGAAGCCTCCGACCAGTGGGCCTACTACCAGGCGAAGGGCCTGAAGGCGGCGGTCCAGGAAGCTTCCGCTACGTCGTGGCTCGCCATGGGCAAGGAGCCGCCCGCGAAGTACCTGGACGACCAGAAGCGCTACAAGGACGAGCAGGCCGAGATCCGGAAGAAGGCCGAGGAAAAGGAGCATCAGCGCGACGAGAAATCGAAGGAGGCAGACGAGCTCATCCACCACCACCATGGCTTCGCGAGCGCGGTGGCCCTGTTTCAGGTCTCCATCGCGCTCGGCGCCGTGGCCGCCCTCACCCGCAACCGCCTCGTCTGGTTCGGCTCCATGGGTGTGGGCCTCGTGGGCATCGTCCTCTTCGCGAAGACGCTGTTCGGCTAG